Within the Paenibacillus pabuli genome, the region ACGTTGTTGCAGGTTTTCCGGGGATCAAGCTATGATAACAGGTATTACAGTTCGGAGGAGTGCGTGTATGACAGAACAACAACAAGGGGAAATGCGTGTTGCCCTGATTCAGGGTGATATTCAGCTTGGTAATCCAGAGGCTAACCATAAACATATGCAGACTTTGCTCGAACGGGCAGTGGAACAATATCCGGATCTGGGGCTGGCCGTGCTGCCAGAAATGTGGAATACAGGTTACGCTTTGGAACAAATCCATGAGCTCGCTGACCCGGAAGGGCAAAAATCACGGGAGTGGTTATCGGCATTTGCCAAGAAGCATCAAATTTCAATTGTCGGTGGATCCATAGCAGAGAAGCGAAATGGACAAATTTACAATACCATGTATGCCTACAACAGAGACGGAGAGCAGGTTACACGTTATGATAAATTACATTTGTTCCGTCTGATGGATGAGGAGAAATATCTGCAGCCTGGTGCTGATCCTGAAATTTTTGAACTCGAGAACGGTCTGACAGCGGGTGCTTCCATCTGTTATGATATCCGTTTTCCCGAACTGGCCCGTA harbors:
- a CDS encoding carbon-nitrogen family hydrolase — protein: MTEQQQGEMRVALIQGDIQLGNPEANHKHMQTLLERAVEQYPDLGLAVLPEMWNTGYALEQIHELADPEGQKSREWLSAFAKKHQISIVGGSIAEKRNGQIYNTMYAYNRDGEQVTRYDKLHLFRLMDEEKYLQPGADPEIFELENGLTAGASICYDIRFPELARTLALNGARALIVPAEWPNPRLHHWRTLLTARAIENQMYVIACNRVGTGGDTEFFGHSLIIDPWGEIVAEGGEGEEIVTGLIRPSLVDEVRGRIPVFEDRRPGIYFSEK